In Nitrospira sp. MA-1, the genomic window TCCTTGCCTAGTATGAGGCTTTTTAGATGTGTCCGTAAATTCGGGGGAAGACCAGTTTGACGTATGGGTGTGGAGCACAGAAAGAGGCCGGTGTGACGCAGGCTTGTCCGCCGTCGAACAGGTATGTGTATGAAGTCTGCAGCCTTGGTGATGCAATCGTCGATTAAGCCACCCCGCTCCAATCAACACAACTGCGCCGCTGATCATGAACAGGGATTCGCCAGCCTGACCATCTTCCCACCCAACGCGACCATATATCATTAGGAGAAATCCTATTCCGGACAGGATGAGCGGGGCCGGTTTTCGATGGAGAGGGATGGTGAGTATTTGGCTTCCCAGGGCCAGGCAACCCACGATTCCCATAAGAATCCAGTCGAATATATGCGAGGTCTCCGGAAGGAAGCGGGATGAAATTTCAGGCTGTGATCCGACGACAAGAGGAAGAACTAAGACTGCGAAAGGCGTCAATGAGCATTCGATGGCACAAAGGAATGAGGCGGTCATTCCCGCGCGCGCAAGTTTGTCTTCGAGTGTGTTCATCAATTGTTCCTGTGTGAGAAACGCGTAAGGTTTACCTCATGATCACGGCAGGACGGGTTTCACATTAGGGAATGGTTTGCCTGAGCACAGGATGAAAACATGATTTAGCGTGGCTCTCCCCATCTTTACATGATATCGGGTCCTCTGTGACGGACTTGATCCGGCTCTGGCATGTATCGCCGGTTCATGTCGTTGGAAAGTGAGGTGGATTGGCAGATGGTCGGCCGTAAATGACCATCCATTTTTATTTTCATGCAGATGAAAATTTTTTTCATTAGGCTTCCGTTTTTATGAATCGATGGGAGGAAAGCCGTCAATTGAGTGCGATGCAAGTGAGCCGGCTACCCAAAACGTATAAGGAAGCCTTACGGACAGCGGGTTACCGGTTTACCCGCCCGAGGCAGGCGGTCCTGCAGGTGCTACAAAGAGCCGACCATCCTTTGAGTGCCTTGGAGGTGTTTAGGCGATTGCAGGGAGATGATGTATCTATCGATCGGGTCACGGTATACCGGATTTTAGCGGTCCTGTCCCGGTTGGGATTGGTGGCGCAATTGGCGTTTGCCCAGGAGGGGCAATTCCGCTACGAATGGCGGGATGGGCGTGCTCTCTCCTACCATGTGCGTTGTCAGGAATGCGGAAGAATTGAATCGCTTTGTCTTCCCTCGTTGAAACGACTCAAATCCCTTATTAAAAGTAAGACCAGTTTCCTGGTGAATGACCAGTCTTTAGAATTCAACGGCTTGTGCCCCGACTGTCAATGAAGCCATGAAATCCCTTGGTCTTCATCTTTCAAAGATCGGGTCTTTGGCCTCTTTGGTTTGCGCCATCCATTGTGCCCTCACGCCGATAGTGCTGTTAAGTTTGCCCTTCATTCTTGCGCATTCGTCCGGGGAATGGAATGGGATTCTGGAAATGATGTTTGGTGAACGTACAGAATGGCTGTTCCTTGGAACGATCGGGCTTCTGGCAGGATTCGGATTGTTGACCACCTATTCCGTTCATCGTGACAAGCGGCCTGCTTGCGTATCCGGAATCGGTGTGGGGTTGTTGTTGATCTCGCGTGTGTGGATGGATCACCAAAGTCTCGGAGAGATCGCTTTGGATATTACGGGGGCAAGTGTTATCGCATGGGCTGGATTTTGGAACCGGCGGCTCTGCCGTTGCATAGGGTGCCCTTAACAGGAGTATAAACACAGGGCACGGTTTCTATGCGGGAATTGTGTCCTTTTGGGTCAGGGTGCCGGCAACCAGAGAACGAGAGGATTAAGAACCATGCGGAGCATTATGGTAAATCCAGCGGGGAATAAGCCCTTCGCAAAGACCCTGCCACATACAGCTGGTTATACCATACGCTCGAAAAAGAACTGCGTCGGATTCCTTGAGCATATTCCCCAAAGCCGCGGCTGTTTTTACTATCTGCCAAGCAGTACCACGCATCAGGTGGAGAGGGTCGGATCCGCCTCTAGATACAGGCGCCGATGAATTGAAATACTCCATGTGCCTTGGTTAAAGTGCTTCTATTGTTCTATTATTGAATTTTGCATGAAAACACAACACCAAATTATTGGATTTCTTCTTGCCGTCATCCTGGTTATCCTGCCTCTTTCTTCTGCATTGGGCGTCCAGCATGTCCTGGCCGGGGCAGACCTCGGCGGCCATGCCCACTCGGATTTCGATCTCTGTGATTGGGTACATATTCAGACGACAGGTTCCCTGTCGTTCGATGTGAATTCTTCATGGCTTTGTTTGTCTCGATCCGGCGATGTAGTGGTCCAAGCACCCTCATGTTTCAATAACCAGCCGGTTATTTCCTCCTGTTCACCTCGAGCTCCTCCCCAATCGTAATTTCCAGAATTTCTCAACCCGTATTTCGAAAAGCTGAAACTACCCCTGAGTTCCTTCAGGAATCTTGGACAGACGCGGATCTTCGTTCTGTCGATATCGGGATCTCGGGCGTCTCTGCTCTAGCTTG contains:
- a CDS encoding MerC domain-containing protein, with the translated sequence MNTLEDKLARAGMTASFLCAIECSLTPFAVLVLPLVVGSQPEISSRFLPETSHIFDWILMGIVGCLALGSQILTIPLHRKPAPLILSGIGFLLMIYGRVGWEDGQAGESLFMISGAVVLIGAGWLNRRLHHQGCRLHTHTCSTADKPASHRPLSVLHTHTSNWSSPEFTDTSKKPHTRQG
- a CDS encoding Fur family transcriptional regulator; amino-acid sequence: MNRWEESRQLSAMQVSRLPKTYKEALRTAGYRFTRPRQAVLQVLQRADHPLSALEVFRRLQGDDVSIDRVTVYRILAVLSRLGLVAQLAFAQEGQFRYEWRDGRALSYHVRCQECGRIESLCLPSLKRLKSLIKSKTSFLVNDQSLEFNGLCPDCQ
- a CDS encoding MerC domain-containing protein gives rise to the protein MKSLGLHLSKIGSLASLVCAIHCALTPIVLLSLPFILAHSSGEWNGILEMMFGERTEWLFLGTIGLLAGFGLLTTYSVHRDKRPACVSGIGVGLLLISRVWMDHQSLGEIALDITGASVIAWAGFWNRRLCRCIGCP